In Deinococcus puniceus, one genomic interval encodes:
- a CDS encoding S1 RNA-binding domain-containing protein: MVQLDSGAVAEGRVTRVTDFGAFIQFENGETGLVHISQIAHSFVRNIHDHVREGENVEVKVLGRDDRGRLDLSIKELLEEPEEVPRPRAIGRQSPQFEAKLRSFMRDAKERTTAGGGKKPASTSTKRKK; this comes from the coding sequence TTGGTGCAGCTTGATTCTGGCGCGGTCGCAGAAGGCCGCGTCACACGCGTCACCGATTTCGGTGCGTTTATCCAGTTCGAGAACGGTGAAACTGGCCTTGTGCACATCTCGCAGATCGCCCACTCATTCGTCCGGAACATCCACGATCACGTCCGCGAGGGCGAAAACGTAGAAGTTAAAGTTCTGGGCCGCGATGATCGGGGCCGCCTCGATTTGTCTATCAAAGAACTGCTGGAAGAACCTGAAGAAGTGCCCCGGCCCCGCGCCATTGGCCGTCAGAGTCCTCAGTTCGAAGCCAAGCTGCGTTCGTTTATGCGTGATGCAAAAGAGCGCACCACCGCTGGCGGCGGCAAGAAGCCTGCCTCCACCTCCACCAAGCGCAAGAAGTAA
- a CDS encoding Cof-type HAD-IIB family hydrolase → MLGLICVDVDGTLVGTGNLIRDDVWAALAGARAQGVRIALCSGRPALGHALGYAQRMDADGWHVFQNGASIVNAGDGESMSEPIPDGPLNHLIAHARQTGRLLEVYTDTEWAVTQPGDYAERHATLLGVPYAPREPETLVGTRVRAQWVVPRAQETEVVNEPHDGLDLHPAGSPAMPDVMFISATRAGVSKGSAIRRIAAGYGLTLDRVMMVGDGENDVSAMQVVGHPVAMGNADAPAREAARYHVGHVDDGGLAEAVRLALTL, encoded by the coding sequence ATGCTCGGTTTGATCTGTGTGGATGTGGACGGAACGCTGGTGGGAACTGGCAACCTGATTCGGGACGACGTGTGGGCGGCGCTGGCTGGGGCGCGGGCGCAGGGTGTCCGGATCGCGCTGTGTAGTGGGCGGCCCGCACTGGGCCATGCTCTGGGGTACGCCCAGCGGATGGACGCCGACGGCTGGCATGTGTTTCAGAACGGGGCGAGCATCGTGAATGCCGGAGACGGCGAAAGTATGAGCGAACCGATTCCCGATGGGCCGCTGAACCACCTGATCGCCCACGCCCGCCAGACGGGGCGGCTCTTGGAGGTCTACACCGACACCGAATGGGCCGTAACGCAGCCCGGAGATTATGCCGAGCGCCACGCGACGTTGCTGGGGGTGCCGTATGCCCCACGTGAGCCTGAAACGTTGGTGGGCACGCGGGTTCGGGCGCAGTGGGTGGTGCCCAGAGCACAGGAAACCGAAGTGGTGAATGAACCCCACGACGGACTTGACCTTCACCCGGCGGGCAGCCCCGCCATGCCCGACGTGATGTTTATTTCGGCCACCCGCGCAGGCGTCAGCAAGGGCAGCGCCATTCGCCGGATTGCGGCGGGCTACGGCCTGACCCTAGACCGCGTGATGATGGTGGGCGACGGAGAAAACGACGTATCGGCCATGCAGGTGGTGGGGCATCCGGTGGCGATGGGCAACGCCGACGCCCCAGCACGCGAAGCGGCCCGCTACCATGTGGGACACGTGGATGACGGCGGATTGGCCGAAGCCGTGCGGCTGGCGCTGACGCTGTAA
- a CDS encoding DUF1622 domain-containing protein, whose translation MKVWTALVATGVEAAAALIITLAVLIATWRALKAFLSRSAVPDLTKERIRLDLARWLAVALEFTLAADILRTAIAPTWDEIGKLAAIATLRTLLNYFLQREIDGHTARQRGTPGGGGSSET comes from the coding sequence GTGAAGGTCTGGACGGCGTTGGTGGCGACAGGAGTCGAGGCCGCCGCCGCGCTGATCATTACGCTAGCTGTCCTGATCGCTACTTGGCGTGCCCTGAAAGCTTTCCTGTCCCGCTCCGCCGTACCTGATCTGACCAAGGAGCGAATCCGCCTTGATTTGGCCCGCTGGTTAGCGGTGGCGCTGGAATTCACGCTGGCCGCCGACATTCTCAGAACGGCCATTGCGCCCACTTGGGATGAAATCGGCAAACTGGCCGCCATCGCCACCCTCAGAACGCTATTGAACTACTTTCTGCAACGCGAGATAGACGGCCATACGGCGCGGCAAAGGGGAACGCCGGGTGGAGGGGGTTCATCTGAAACCTGA
- the rimP gene encoding ribosome maturation factor RimP: protein MNNNAADNTSDHLAENSADNSYDQPLTPATAGQKETGHKLQAIAQAAVEHLGLEVLEVQMQNMGGQPIVLVRIDRLDEQPVTMSDLTKASRAAEAEFDRLDPIASEYRLEFESPGAKRPLITARHFERMVGLKARVRGEGQAFTAPIKSIDGDQVTFEVTGGDVTLKVGTFQGNLAEFPDRHR, encoded by the coding sequence ATGAATAACAACGCAGCCGACAACACCAGTGATCACTTAGCCGAGAATTCAGCCGACAATTCATACGATCAGCCCCTCACGCCCGCAACTGCGGGGCAGAAGGAAACTGGTCACAAGTTACAGGCCATCGCTCAGGCGGCGGTGGAGCATCTGGGCTTAGAAGTGCTGGAAGTGCAGATGCAGAACATGGGCGGGCAACCGATTGTGCTGGTGCGGATTGACCGACTGGACGAGCAGCCTGTGACCATGTCCGATCTGACGAAAGCCAGCCGCGCCGCCGAAGCGGAGTTTGACCGCCTTGACCCGATTGCCAGCGAATACCGCCTAGAGTTCGAGTCGCCGGGAGCCAAACGGCCCCTGATTACGGCCCGGCACTTCGAGCGCATGGTAGGCCTGAAGGCCCGTGTGCGCGGCGAAGGGCAGGCGTTTACCGCGCCGATCAAGAGCATAGACGGCGATCAGGTGACCTTCGAGGTGACCGGAGGCGACGTGACCCTCAAAGTCGGAACGTTTCAGGGAAACCTCGCTGAATTCCCGGATCGTCACCGATGA
- a CDS encoding septum site-determining protein MinC — translation MKLRGTLGGLNLLLEPGDTGPDVAGALAVRAELLTTSVTIEVDGDADPEALEAALSAIRAAGGMPGRVRAPRVTVTGPNAATPTDFGPAQARTEVVPHNLRAGFRGEYRGSVVVMGDVNPGVEIVAGGDVIVMGALRGVVHAGFGGHEGAIVWGRPIASPQIRIGNAVARAPEGSSLSNMRRMEGHEGAELARLQDGVIVIDAQK, via the coding sequence ATGAAGTTGCGTGGCACTTTGGGTGGACTGAACCTCTTGTTGGAACCGGGCGACACCGGGCCAGACGTGGCCGGGGCACTGGCTGTCCGGGCAGAGTTGCTGACGACCAGTGTGACCATCGAAGTGGATGGAGACGCCGACCCAGAGGCGCTGGAAGCGGCACTCTCCGCGATCCGGGCAGCAGGCGGAATGCCGGGGCGAGTGCGTGCGCCGCGCGTAACAGTCACTGGCCCGAATGCGGCGACACCCACCGATTTCGGCCCCGCTCAGGCCCGCACCGAAGTCGTGCCGCACAACCTGCGGGCCGGATTCCGGGGCGAATACCGGGGCAGCGTGGTGGTCATGGGCGACGTGAATCCGGGCGTGGAAATTGTGGCGGGCGGCGACGTGATCGTCATGGGAGCCTTGCGGGGCGTGGTACATGCTGGATTCGGCGGCCATGAAGGAGCCATCGTGTGGGGGCGTCCAATTGCCAGCCCACAGATTCGGATCGGGAACGCGGTGGCCCGTGCCCCGGAAGGCAGCAGTCTGAGCAACATGCGCCGCATGGAGGGCCATGAGGGGGCGGAACTGGCCCGCCTGCAAGACGGCGTGATCGTGATAGACGCTCAAAAATAA
- the recQ gene encoding DNA helicase RecQ, whose protein sequence is MIAAPSHLDALKILKSVWGYDAFRGVQGGIVQTVLDGGNALVLMPTGGGKSLCYQLPALLRPGVGIIVSPLIALMKDQVDTLRQLGVRAAFLNSSLSLSEVRDVESALMAGELDLLYAAPERLLLPRTLELLERVQIALFAVDEAHCVSQWGHDFRPEYQQLSVLPGRFPTIPRLALTATADDRTRADIVQVLGLTGAPAFVSSFDRPNIQYRVAAKESPKLQLLDFIRSEHAGDAGIVYCMSRKSVEETAKWLVAQGIDAVPYHAGLAPREREYAQNRFLNEEGLIVVATVAFGMGIDKPNVRFVAHLDLPKSMEGYYQETGRAGRDSLPSTAWMVYGLADVVNVRRMLAQSAAPEEVRRVEAAKLDALLTYCETATCRRQMLLDYFGENMAEACGNCDTCLTPPRTRDATREAQMALSAAIRTGNRFGAAHLTDVLLGRDTEKVRGMGHNLLPTFGVGADHSEKTWRNVLRQLVSLGYLNTDANGHGSLIATAKARPLLKGETTLSLREDVLLPRTASRAERRPNNCSATLNAADQPVFDALRAWRLTKAREQSVPPYVIFHDATLTAIAQMRPGSLAALGSVTGVGGRKLDAYGDDVLAVIRDLGSISSPALTRQQAEAVRGVSSNLAVLNVLKAAPKAPAKATASPATPPATLTDALRELRTSLSRESELSAFLIFPNATLEALAQRQPRRVADLHGIPGMGEKRIQAYGERIVGVVRSVNAD, encoded by the coding sequence ATGATTGCCGCTCCTTCTCACCTTGATGCCCTGAAAATTCTGAAATCCGTCTGGGGCTATGACGCCTTTCGGGGCGTGCAGGGCGGCATTGTGCAGACTGTGCTGGACGGCGGCAACGCGCTGGTGCTGATGCCCACAGGCGGGGGCAAAAGCTTGTGTTACCAACTGCCCGCCCTCCTGCGCCCCGGCGTGGGCATCATCGTGTCGCCCCTGATCGCGCTGATGAAAGATCAGGTGGATACGCTGCGGCAATTGGGCGTGCGGGCCGCGTTCCTCAATTCCAGCCTCAGCCTCAGCGAAGTGCGGGACGTGGAATCGGCGCTGATGGCAGGCGAACTCGATCTGCTGTATGCCGCGCCGGAGCGCCTGCTGCTGCCGCGTACCCTTGAACTGCTGGAGCGCGTGCAGATCGCCCTGTTCGCGGTAGATGAAGCGCACTGCGTGTCTCAGTGGGGGCACGATTTCCGGCCTGAGTATCAGCAGTTATCGGTGCTGCCGGGACGTTTTCCCACCATTCCGCGGCTTGCCCTGACCGCCACTGCCGATGACCGCACCCGCGCCGACATCGTGCAGGTGTTGGGCCTGACGGGTGCACCCGCCTTCGTCAGTTCCTTTGATCGGCCCAATATCCAGTACCGGGTGGCGGCCAAAGAGAGTCCCAAGTTGCAACTGCTGGATTTTATTCGTTCCGAACACGCCGGAGACGCGGGCATCGTGTACTGCATGAGCCGCAAGTCGGTAGAGGAAACCGCCAAGTGGCTGGTGGCGCAGGGCATAGACGCCGTGCCGTACCATGCGGGCCTCGCTCCCCGTGAGCGCGAATATGCCCAGAACCGCTTTCTGAACGAAGAAGGCCTGATCGTGGTGGCAACGGTGGCCTTCGGCATGGGCATAGACAAACCCAACGTGCGCTTCGTGGCCCACCTTGATTTGCCCAAAAGCATGGAGGGCTATTATCAGGAAACCGGGCGTGCGGGCCGGGACAGCTTGCCCAGCACGGCGTGGATGGTGTACGGCCTAGCCGACGTGGTGAACGTGCGCCGGATGCTGGCCCAAAGTGCCGCGCCCGAAGAAGTGCGCCGCGTGGAAGCCGCCAAGTTGGACGCCCTGCTGACCTACTGCGAAACCGCCACCTGCCGCCGCCAAATGCTGCTGGACTACTTCGGAGAAAATATGGCCGAAGCCTGCGGCAACTGCGACACCTGCCTCACGCCGCCGCGCACCCGTGACGCTACCCGTGAGGCGCAGATGGCCCTGTCTGCCGCCATTCGCACTGGCAACCGCTTCGGCGCGGCGCACCTGACCGACGTGCTGCTGGGCCGCGACACCGAAAAAGTGCGTGGCATGGGCCACAACCTCTTGCCTACTTTCGGCGTGGGGGCGGATCACAGCGAAAAAACGTGGCGCAATGTGCTGCGTCAATTGGTCAGTCTCGGCTACCTGAACACCGACGCCAATGGGCACGGCAGCCTGATCGCGACGGCCAAAGCTCGCCCGCTGCTGAAAGGTGAAACGACTCTGAGCCTGCGCGAAGACGTGTTGCTGCCGCGCACGGCCAGCCGCGCCGAACGACGCCCCAACAACTGCTCGGCCACCCTGAATGCCGCCGATCAACCTGTGTTCGATGCGCTGCGGGCATGGCGACTGACCAAAGCGCGTGAACAGAGCGTGCCGCCGTATGTCATCTTCCACGACGCCACCCTGACCGCCATTGCCCAAATGCGCCCCGGCAGTTTGGCCGCGCTGGGCAGTGTCACGGGTGTGGGTGGCCGCAAGCTTGATGCTTACGGAGACGACGTTCTGGCCGTGATTCGTGATCTCGGCAGCATCTCATCTCCGGCCCTCACCCGCCAGCAGGCCGAAGCGGTGCGCGGCGTGTCCTCCAATCTGGCGGTGCTGAATGTACTGAAGGCCGCGCCAAAGGCCCCCGCGAAGGCGACGGCGTCCCCAGCTACTCCGCCCGCCACACTCACCGACGCTCTGCGCGAACTGCGCACCAGCCTTAGCCGCGAATCGGAACTTAGCGCCTTCCTGATCTTTCCCAATGCCACTCTAGAAGCATTGGCTCAACGCCAACCGCGCCGCGTGGCCGATCTACACGGCATTCCCGGAATGGGGGAGAAACGCATTCAAGCGTATGGGGAGCGAATTGTGGGCGTCGTTCGGAGCGTGAACGCCGATTGA